Part of the Aquimarina sp. TRL1 genome, CACGATAAAAAGAAAAAATCCAATAATTGTATTTAAGGCTTCATTTTCAATCTGGCCATAGTGAGTTTTTTTTCCTTCCCAAATAAACTTAAAACCAACAAACTTCTTGTTAGATATTAGATGGATAAAATTAATGATTATGAAGCGTAAACTAGCTCCTAAAAAAGAAAAGATATAATGTACTATGACTATTCCAACAATTTCCATCTATTAATTATCATTATTAATGATCCCTTCTACAGTGCCAATAATTGTCTTTCCATAACCCAAATGACCTTTCATTCCTTGTCCCCAATATTTATGAAATCTATTCATATTTTTTAAGATTATACCTTTAATTTTTGCCGTCTTAAATGTTCTTGTAATAATACCTTTATATTTAGAATTAAATTGCCCCATATTTAAAGTTGGTTTTTTAATCCTACCAAAAGTTGCTAAAGTCATCATCCCATTTAGACCTGATTCTATTCCTTCACTACTCCCTCTAACAACTACAGTACCGTTTAATCGCTGAGGCTGATTGTTTGGACTTAATAAATCAAAACTTGTTCCAAATACATACGCATCATCTAAAGTGTTATATATTGCCGAACCGATTGTTGATTTTATACCTGATGAATTATTTAAATCATCTTCTATTCTTCCAAAAAAGTTAGGTTTATATTCCGAAAAAGATCCTGTAAAAGGAGAATTTAAAATACTCTGATCAACACCAAAATATCCAAACCCTTCAAAATTACTGTTCACAGCATTAAGATCGCTCTTATTAAAAGCAAGAAAAGTACCTGTATCTCCCTGATCAATACTAATTCCATATTTTTTATCACCTCCAAAATCAGTTGTAAATCGTTCACCTTTAAAACCATTTCCAACCCAGCCCCAGAATTGACCCCATTTTGTTTTATACCCTCCATCAGGATCTACTCCATTGATCCAATCATTACCCATTCCAACATACGGAGAGTGATATTGCCCATAAGGATCAGGAGCTAACCATCTATTAATACGAGGATCATACAATCTAAGTTCGAATGCAGGTTTTCCAGTTTCTGGGTCAGTTTCAGCAAACTCCCCTTGATATCCGTAGCGGTAATCTCCCTGTAAATTTCGATTAGGCATCGCCATCCCACCAGGGTAATAATCTGTTTTGGTCAATGCTATTGGGGTTCCTGTAGTTGTTTTACTAACCACCGCCCGGACATTGCCCAAATGATCTGTCAACTGATAAAAATTAGCCCCGCCTCTTTTTTGGACCCCGATACGCCCGGCTCCGAACAGGGCGTATTCTTCTAACTGCCCATTGCGGTATATGACCATTGTATTTCCTGCGGCATCGCGTACATAGTGCTCAGTATAACTAAGAGTTCCATTAGCATAAGCTTCTTTTCGGACCCGCTGCCCTTTATCATTGTAAAAGAACTTAAGCCGCGGGCTTCCTTCTTCATGAATCTCTGTCACCAACCCACTGGCATTGTAAAGATAGTCAATTTTTTCACTTTCATTTCTCGTGAGTTGCCCGATACGATTGTACCGATAGTTATCAGCCGGCTGAGAGCCGATATCAGCTGCTCCTGCTACATCCCCGGCAGCATCTGTAACCTGTGTCAACTGATTGGGTTTTGCCCCCTTATAGGTATAGGTCAGCTGATCCATCGCATTGTTTCCGTTTTCGGTTTGCTTGGCACGATGCAGGGTCTGGATATTTCCATTGGCATCATAGGTGATTTGATCCACTGTATAATCGCCTTGAGCATTCAGGGCTAATGTTCCTGCATTGATACTCCGGGTTTCCCGATTACTCCCAGCAGTAATACGGGCACTAAAACGACTCCCCTGCTTGGCGTGAAAGCCGGGAATCAAAGTAATGCTCTTATTCGCAGATAAGTGCTTGGCCTGTCCGCTATTCAGAATGTCATTTACTGAAGGAAGGTGGTCATCAGGAGAGGGAATGGCACTGGTATTTTCATCGATGATCACAGGGAGACTTGCCGTATCGGCATTAAATGTTCCATATGCTGCTTGTTGTAACCAATTATTGCGATCATAGGTATATGAATAGGTATGTTCTGTACTCATTCCTCCGGTAACAGGGGTATCTGTACTATTCCATCGTATTCCTTTGATGTTTCCATTGTATTGATCTACTCCATAGCTGGTACTTTTAATATTTCGCAATGGTCGGTTAAAATCGTGGTGGTTATAGTCAATAATCATCCCAAAAAGGTCATTGGCATCTCCTCCCGGATCATTACCGGTAGAGAGACTAGGGTGATTGATTGCTTTTAATTGTCCGGAAAGATTGTAAACATAATCAATTCCCTGCAAGCCCCTGGCAATATTGGTACGTTTTAAGGCGCCGGTTTCATAATAGGTATAAGCGGCATGCTCCGTATAATTCGTTCCATTTTTTGTAGTTTCTACCTTAAGTAATTGCCCGGTATCCGGATCATAGCTATATCGGTGCATAAAGCGCTCCGCACTTTTATACTTCTGGTAATCTACCTGCGTCACCTGTCCGCTTACGGGATCATAGGTATAGTCAATAGTTTTGGTTCCCAATCCCTGAATATATTGCACCATATTTCTAACCCGTCCATATATATCATAACTATACCAGCTGATGGTCGTTTCCGGCAGGGTATAGGTCATGGCTACATTACCTGCTAAAAAGGTAGCCTTATAGGTTGCTTTTTGCGTACTGTTCAATCCCAGTTGTGTCAGGGCTTCTTCCAGGGTTCTGGAAGGTGCCGTAGTACCTGCGGGTACTGTCTGCTGATCATAAACGGTAAAGTGTTGTTCTTTTCGGGTTCCGGCAGGAAGTGCCGCATCCGGATCGGCTGTTGCAAAGGCAGTACTTACCAATACACCACTTTCTACAGAACGTCCTCTGTGATCATAATTGGTATAAGAAAATTCCTGAGGGGTAGCATGGGCTTGTTTACTATTCTGCGAAAAGCGAATCTGACCATCTTTCCGGTATTTAAAATCCGCTGCTCCTTCATCCGGACTCTCACTTTTAGTTAGTTGTCCTAATGCATTATATGTAAAGGTACTTTTCAACTTTTGCTGAGCATGATCCCGTAATGGTTGATAAGAAGCAATCAATTGCCCTGCCTTATTATACTCCTGTAAACTGTAATCATAATAATTTTCCGGGTAGGTAATATGAATAGGTGCACGGCTGGTATCCCCACCTGTATATGCAATCCTATAAAAACCACTGGGTAAACTGCCGAATGCTGTATTGGTGGTTGTTTCGGTTATCAGGTTGTATACATCAAAAAGCGTATTGTTTGATAACACAACGCCTACATCATTTTTTACTACAACCCCGCTTCGCCCCTTAGGAATGTGTATATCCACATAGTTTTGTTCCCGAATCTGTACGGTAGCCGTTCTATTGGCTGCTTCGACATCTCCGCTACGAGCCGCGGCCAGGGTCCTGCCTTCTGCATCTGTAAATACAACATTTTCTTCTCCATGCACATCCCTGCTTACTGTTTTTAAAATCGTATAGTTATTATACTTAGCATCGCCAAAAGCAGCTGTGCTCGATAGTTCCTGTCCGGCAGGCATCGAAAACACATATCCGTTTTTCCAATTTCCGTTAATTCGGTTTCCTCCTAATGTCTTTTTAACCGCCCCGGGGGTAAGTTCACTATAAATGGTTCGGGTATAAGGACGGGTAGTAACATCCTGATAAGCCTCTCCCTGATTCTGTGTACTGTAATAGTGTCCTAGTGTATTGGACTGGGATCCTACGGTTTTCGGGTTTTCCGGACTGGTTTCAAAATCTTCGGCTATATATATATCGCCATTAGATTTTTTGATAAAATCCTCCCGATAAATAAAATCCAGGTCAATTTCTCCATTGGTCGGAGCACTCATCGTTTGCAATGCAGGTCTTCCCTGTCTATCATACAAGATCTGTGAGGCCCAGGTTTTTTTAGTCTTGGGGTCAACAGACTGGGATTGCGTAAGTTTTCCTAATGTATTAAAATATGTTTTATTTTTCCCTTTCACTTGCTCCTGAACATCATAGGTAGTGGTTGTAATGGTATTCCAGGGTTCTCTTATATTCCCTGCAGCAGGACATCCATTGTATACTCCATATACATCAGGGCAGATATCCCCCGCCCGTCCTATAAAATTATCAGGTCTTGTACAGCGTAATCGCGTATCATTCGGGTCTCCAAAACCATCTTTATCCAGGTCTTTATACCAGAGCTTCAGCGTCGCTGTTTCATCCGTATCGGCACAGTCATCGCGGTTCTGCACATAATTATTTCCTTCTGCATCCGTAGGCTTCTCACATTGTTTGATCCCGGGATGTTCTTTATCTCCGCTACCATCTCCATCTCTATCGACATACCAGGTAAAAGATTTAATATGCCGATCGGTATCATCACAATCTGTATTATTAGAAACATAGCGTTTGTTATTGAGTGTTGGCCGCAAGACACTTCGTATCGGAGAAGCATTGTATTTTCCTTCTGTATCCTGATCCCCGTCGATATACCAGTTTTTTTCTACATTGGTAACATCAGGATCATTATCATCCTGATCCCCATAGACTAAGGCGGTATAATAATTAGATGGATTCGGAGTCGTGTCCGGACATAACTCAATAAAACTATAAGCAACTCCCATTCCATCACGGTCATAATCATAATAATAACGTACCGCACCTTCGGTACACTCCCCATCAATCGGACCGATTGGAACTCCTCCCTGAGCCATCATCCCCAAAGAGAAAAGCAAAAATGATATATATACTATAAAATGTTTCATACTTGTACTGTTTTGTTGGTCTGCTTCCTGATTCTTATTATTCATTAGGGCTTATTGGATCATCCCCCCCGATGAGCTGACATTGCGAGGCAGGAACCTGAAATGTATTGGTTGTCGTCACGGTTTCGTTGGTACTGACATCTTTTACGCTGAGGCTAACGTTGATTGCACCACATTGGTAACCATAAAATACATTGCTAGCAGACCAGCTTCCATTATTCCATCGGTATTGGTATTCTCCAGAACCATTTTGTACGTTTGCCCTATACACAATCGGGTTAGCACTCTGAGAAGTATCCAGACTGATCGATGCACTAATCGGTGGATTGATAATCTCCGGATCGATGACCCCATCACCATCCTGATCTAGGGTAATCATGGATTTATAGGAATAATTTGTTTCTGCTGCTTTTTTGAAGCCTCCTGTTAATCCGGGAGCGTCCACCACCTCTACAAAAGTTTTGATCAATCGACCGGCATCGTCATATTCATATCGGGTAGCCAGATTATTGGATCCTATGATATGCGTAAGTTCATCCCATTCATTATAGACATAACTGGTCATATTACTTTCTACCGGATGAATTCTAAAATCATCGGCATAAAAAATCCCCTGAGCGGCTTTGATGGCTATATTTTGCGTACTAATCGTAAAATCTTCGTAATGATTTAGCAAAACCCAATCCTTAGCATCAATACGCTCTCCATTAAAAGGTTTTACTTGCCCATTAACCGAAACTCTGGCATTTGCTACATTTGCTTTATCTACCCAAACTGAAATTTTATATTTTCCTGCTCTGTGTTTCCCTCGCTGCATGGTTACCTTAAATGACTCAATCGAAGTATTTACTTTTACGGAATAAGATCCCGTATGAGACTTTTCTGAGGTTTGTCCAATACCGTTCCCAGATGCCCCTGCAGCTCCAACACCTCCGTCAAAGTAGTATGGATTAGGATAACGATACTCTGCTCCTGAATAATACATTTCAGAATATTTAGCATCTGCAATGGCTATAATTTTAGATTCCTTATCCCCCATTTTTCTACTAAAAAAGTTATTGTTGATATCTGATGTTTGCAATGGGGTCGAATAATGATCGTATCTATCAATAGAAGAAGTCTTAACCCACTTAGGGTTGGTTTGTGCTTCTGTCCATTTAAAATTGTCGTCTATTCCCTGATAATTAACATAAGCTCCGTTAGCATCAATATCCCCTTTCCATGTATACACGGCATGTTTTCTCCATATTTTTTGTGTTCCTTCTACTAACGGTTCTGTTATCTCTTCCTGTGTATTCATATA contains:
- a CDS encoding RHS repeat domain-containing protein, whose amino-acid sequence is MKHFIVYISFLLFSLGMMAQGGVPIGPIDGECTEGAVRYYYDYDRDGMGVAYSFIELCPDTTPNPSNYYTALVYGDQDDNDPDVTNVEKNWYIDGDQDTEGKYNASPIRSVLRPTLNNKRYVSNNTDCDDTDRHIKSFTWYVDRDGDGSGDKEHPGIKQCEKPTDAEGNNYVQNRDDCADTDETATLKLWYKDLDKDGFGDPNDTRLRCTRPDNFIGRAGDICPDVYGVYNGCPAAGNIREPWNTITTTTYDVQEQVKGKNKTYFNTLGKLTQSQSVDPKTKKTWASQILYDRQGRPALQTMSAPTNGEIDLDFIYREDFIKKSNGDIYIAEDFETSPENPKTVGSQSNTLGHYYSTQNQGEAYQDVTTRPYTRTIYSELTPGAVKKTLGGNRINGNWKNGYVFSMPAGQELSSTAAFGDAKYNNYTILKTVSRDVHGEENVVFTDAEGRTLAAARSGDVEAANRTATVQIREQNYVDIHIPKGRSGVVVKNDVGVVLSNNTLFDVYNLITETTTNTAFGSLPSGFYRIAYTGGDTSRAPIHITYPENYYDYSLQEYNKAGQLIASYQPLRDHAQQKLKSTFTYNALGQLTKSESPDEGAADFKYRKDGQIRFSQNSKQAHATPQEFSYTNYDHRGRSVESGVLVSTAFATADPDAALPAGTRKEQHFTVYDQQTVPAGTTAPSRTLEEALTQLGLNSTQKATYKATFLAGNVAMTYTLPETTISWYSYDIYGRVRNMVQYIQGLGTKTIDYTYDPVSGQVTQVDYQKYKSAERFMHRYSYDPDTGQLLKVETTKNGTNYTEHAAYTYYETGALKRTNIARGLQGIDYVYNLSGQLKAINHPSLSTGNDPGGDANDLFGMIIDYNHHDFNRPLRNIKSTSYGVDQYNGNIKGIRWNSTDTPVTGGMSTEHTYSYTYDRNNWLQQAAYGTFNADTASLPVIIDENTSAIPSPDDHLPSVNDILNSGQAKHLSANKSITLIPGFHAKQGSRFSARITAGSNRETRSINAGTLALNAQGDYTVDQITYDANGNIQTLHRAKQTENGNNAMDQLTYTYKGAKPNQLTQVTDAAGDVAGAADIGSQPADNYRYNRIGQLTRNESEKIDYLYNASGLVTEIHEEGSPRLKFFYNDKGQRVRKEAYANGTLSYTEHYVRDAAGNTMVIYRNGQLEEYALFGAGRIGVQKRGGANFYQLTDHLGNVRAVVSKTTTGTPIALTKTDYYPGGMAMPNRNLQGDYRYGYQGEFAETDPETGKPAFELRLYDPRINRWLAPDPYGQYHSPYVGMGNDWINGVDPDGGYKTKWGQFWGWVGNGFKGERFTTDFGGDKKYGISIDQGDTGTFLAFNKSDLNAVNSNFEGFGYFGVDQSILNSPFTGSFSEYKPNFFGRIEDDLNNSSGIKSTIGSAIYNTLDDAYVFGTSFDLLSPNNQPQRLNGTVVVRGSSEGIESGLNGMMTLATFGRIKKPTLNMGQFNSKYKGIITRTFKTAKIKGIILKNMNRFHKYWGQGMKGHLGYGKTIIGTVEGIINNDN